From a region of the Sphingopyxis sp. YR583 genome:
- a CDS encoding molybdopterin-containing oxidoreductase family protein, which yields MPEVRRSFCRFCHANCAMLVTVDEGRVTKVQGDPDDPVFGGYTCIKGRQLAEAHNGPQRLTVSQKHVDGAFEDISMVTALDEIGAKLSAIIAEHGPHAVAIYGGTYAFQNSAGVGSAMSFAQGLGTRNIYTSVTLDQPAKVYTTMRYGSWMGGMHTFADADVAFFIGNNPIVSHYGPPGGLPPFSPSRRLRDALEGGLKLIVADPRESDVAKQAHIHLPVRPGEDPALLAGIINVILSEGLYDQAFVQRYVDGLDELQRAVAGFTPDVAAARAGVEESQLVAAARMFAGGTKGVVSTGTGPEMAGNGTLTQYLVSSLNIICGRFCREGELSSIPRVFTPVTPRRAQVAPPMALYGEGFPASRIRGLTHLGMEMPCNVLADEMLTPGEGQVRALIVIGGNPVVAFPDQDKMTRAIDGLELLVSIDVNAESATAKRADYILAPKMCLEREDISNLSEWWYETPYARYTEAMVKAPEGLIEEWEMLWELAHRIGTGMPLAGGACPMDKRPTKEEYLDLMVAGCTVAPSVVRADTVDGKAVIYADLHPVVEAGDPDAPGRFDLTAGAMPDQLIAYGTAAQPTPDFPWRMVSRRSRHRFNSTGQNLPALRAKRTTNPAFLHPDDLARIPCADGDTVRIRSAVGEVVAVARAAENMRPGVVSMAHAFGGPDIGPDGVHDHGASTNRLVSESVAYDPITGQSLQSAIPVSIVPA from the coding sequence ATGCCCGAGGTCCGCCGCAGTTTCTGCCGCTTCTGCCATGCCAATTGCGCGATGCTCGTCACCGTCGACGAAGGCCGCGTCACCAAGGTGCAGGGCGATCCCGACGATCCGGTGTTCGGGGGCTATACCTGCATCAAGGGTCGCCAGCTCGCCGAGGCGCATAATGGCCCGCAGCGGCTAACCGTCTCGCAAAAACACGTCGATGGCGCGTTCGAGGATATATCCATGGTGACCGCGCTCGACGAGATCGGCGCGAAGCTTTCGGCCATCATCGCCGAGCACGGCCCGCACGCCGTCGCCATCTATGGCGGCACTTACGCCTTCCAGAACAGCGCCGGGGTCGGCAGCGCGATGTCCTTCGCGCAGGGGCTCGGCACGCGCAACATCTACACCTCGGTGACGCTCGACCAGCCCGCGAAAGTCTATACGACGATGCGCTACGGCAGCTGGATGGGCGGGATGCACACCTTCGCCGACGCCGACGTCGCCTTCTTCATCGGCAACAATCCGATCGTGTCGCACTATGGCCCGCCGGGCGGCCTGCCGCCCTTCTCGCCCTCGCGCCGCCTGCGCGACGCGCTCGAGGGTGGGCTCAAGCTGATCGTCGCCGACCCGCGCGAAAGCGATGTCGCGAAGCAGGCGCATATCCACCTGCCGGTGCGGCCGGGCGAAGACCCGGCGCTGCTCGCCGGGATCATCAACGTCATCCTGTCCGAAGGCCTCTACGACCAAGCCTTCGTCCAGCGCTATGTCGACGGACTCGACGAGTTGCAGCGCGCGGTCGCGGGTTTCACCCCCGATGTCGCCGCCGCGCGCGCCGGGGTCGAGGAAAGCCAGCTCGTCGCCGCGGCGCGGATGTTCGCGGGCGGCACAAAAGGCGTCGTCTCGACCGGGACCGGACCCGAGATGGCGGGCAACGGCACGCTCACCCAATATCTCGTCTCGTCGCTCAACATCATTTGCGGTCGTTTTTGCCGCGAGGGCGAGCTGAGCTCGATCCCGCGCGTCTTCACCCCCGTCACCCCGCGCCGCGCGCAGGTCGCGCCGCCGATGGCGCTCTATGGCGAGGGCTTCCCCGCCTCGCGCATCCGCGGCCTGACGCATCTCGGCATGGAGATGCCGTGCAACGTCCTCGCCGACGAGATGCTGACCCCCGGCGAAGGGCAGGTGCGCGCGCTGATCGTGATCGGCGGAAACCCGGTGGTCGCCTTTCCCGATCAGGACAAGATGACGCGCGCGATCGACGGGCTCGAACTGCTCGTCTCGATCGACGTCAACGCCGAGTCCGCGACCGCGAAACGCGCCGACTATATCCTGGCGCCCAAGATGTGCCTCGAGCGCGAGGACATCAGCAACCTCAGCGAATGGTGGTACGAAACCCCCTACGCCCGCTATACCGAGGCGATGGTCAAAGCGCCCGAAGGGCTGATCGAGGAGTGGGAGATGCTCTGGGAGCTCGCGCACCGTATCGGCACCGGAATGCCGCTCGCGGGCGGCGCGTGCCCGATGGACAAGCGGCCCACGAAGGAAGAATATCTCGACCTGATGGTCGCCGGCTGCACCGTCGCGCCGAGTGTCGTGCGTGCGGATACCGTCGACGGCAAGGCGGTGATCTATGCCGACCTCCACCCGGTCGTCGAAGCCGGCGATCCCGATGCACCGGGGCGCTTCGACCTGACCGCAGGCGCTATGCCCGACCAACTCATCGCCTATGGCACCGCCGCCCAGCCGACGCCCGACTTTCCCTGGCGCATGGTGTCGCGGCGAAGTCGGCACCGCTTCAACTCGACGGGGCAGAATCTCCCGGCGCTGCGCGCCAAGCGCACGACCAACCCCGCCTTCCTCCACCCCGACGATCTGGCGCGCATTCCCTGCGCAGACGGTGATACCGTCCGCATCCGCTCGGCCGTCGGCGAAGTCGTCGCGGTCGCGCGCGCGGCGGAGAATATGCGCCCCGGCGTGGTGTCGATGGCGCATGCCTTTGGCGGCCCCGACATCGGTCCCGACGGCGTCCACGACCATGGCGCCTCGACCAACCGCCTCGTCAGCGAGAGCGTCGCCTATGACCCCATCACCGGCCAGTCGCTGCAGAGCGCGATCCCGGTTTCCATCGTCCCCGCATAA
- a CDS encoding NADP-dependent oxidoreductase: MPDNRRFLLTRRPNGEPVQEDFSLVTEPTPELADGQFLIRNHYASLDPAIRGWMDDAPSYMPPIPLGDPVRASTVGIVEASKAEGFAPGQWVMGLNGIEDYSVGTVGGFTQPIDASLVPSVTNYLSVLGAVGMTAYFGYIDVCEPKPDDVVLVTGAAGAVGSLVGQIAKIKGASKVIGIAGGPEKCTKLTDRYGFDAAIDYRGKDLAALTAAIRAEAPDGVDIIFENVGGDILDAGLNNLRHGARIGLCGLISEYNSTQKIGARNIWQLIVHRASIRGLLVADYIARFAEGGAEMAAWLQHGKLIADEHVDEGIENSFDAFMRLFAGSNQGKMILKIA, from the coding sequence ATGCCTGACAACCGCCGCTTCCTGCTGACCCGCCGCCCCAATGGCGAGCCCGTGCAGGAGGATTTCTCGCTCGTCACCGAACCCACGCCAGAACTCGCCGACGGGCAATTTCTGATCCGCAACCATTATGCCTCGCTCGACCCCGCGATCCGCGGCTGGATGGACGATGCACCGAGCTATATGCCGCCGATCCCGCTCGGCGATCCCGTGCGCGCCTCGACCGTCGGCATCGTCGAGGCGAGCAAGGCCGAGGGCTTCGCGCCCGGCCAATGGGTGATGGGGCTCAACGGGATCGAGGATTATTCGGTCGGCACCGTCGGCGGCTTCACCCAGCCGATCGACGCGAGCCTGGTGCCGTCGGTCACCAACTATCTCTCCGTCCTCGGCGCGGTCGGGATGACCGCCTATTTCGGCTATATCGATGTGTGTGAGCCGAAGCCTGATGACGTCGTCCTCGTCACCGGCGCCGCGGGCGCGGTCGGATCGCTCGTCGGCCAGATTGCGAAAATCAAGGGCGCGAGCAAGGTTATCGGCATCGCCGGCGGGCCGGAGAAATGCACCAAGCTGACGGACCGTTACGGCTTCGACGCCGCGATCGACTATCGCGGCAAGGATCTCGCCGCGCTGACCGCCGCGATCCGCGCCGAGGCACCCGACGGGGTCGACATCATCTTCGAAAATGTCGGCGGCGACATTCTCGACGCGGGGCTCAACAATCTGCGCCACGGCGCGCGCATCGGTCTCTGCGGCCTGATCAGCGAATATAACAGCACCCAAAAGATCGGCGCGCGCAACATCTGGCAGCTTATCGTCCACCGCGCCTCGATCCGCGGGCTGCTCGTCGCCGATTATATCGCGCGCTTCGCCGAGGGTGGGGCCGAGATGGCGGCGTGGCTGCAACACGGCAAGCTCATCGCCGACGAGCATGTCGACGAAGGGATCGAAAACAGCTTCGACGCCTTCATGCGGCTCTTCGCGGGCAGCAACCAGGGCAAGATGATCCTCAAGATCGCATGA
- a CDS encoding VOC family protein — MPGPGTLASLGDIMQMAYVPSDFDAAVRHWTEVIGAGPFFLLPNVSLPGGRYRGEASDPVFTMALGYWGDMQIELIRPENDAKSLYRGEYAVGEGLHHVCVLVDSIAEARARCADVGAEIIFEAPVGDTGGVIYADPGTGPGALVELLEPQAGTRELFAMMRDAAKNWDGSEPLRSLG; from the coding sequence ATGCCCGGACCCGGAACGCTCGCATCGCTCGGCGACATCATGCAGATGGCCTATGTGCCGTCGGACTTCGATGCGGCGGTGAGGCATTGGACCGAGGTGATCGGGGCGGGGCCGTTCTTCCTGTTGCCCAATGTGTCACTTCCCGGCGGGCGCTATCGCGGCGAGGCCAGCGACCCGGTGTTCACCATGGCGCTCGGCTATTGGGGCGACATGCAGATCGAGCTGATCCGGCCCGAGAATGACGCGAAGTCGCTCTATCGCGGCGAATATGCGGTGGGCGAGGGGCTGCACCATGTGTGCGTGCTGGTCGATTCGATCGCCGAGGCGCGGGCGCGCTGCGCCGATGTGGGCGCCGAGATCATTTTCGAAGCGCCGGTCGGTGACACCGGCGGCGTCATCTACGCCGATCCCGGGACGGGACCGGGGGCTTTGGTCGAGCTGCTCGAACCGCAGGCGGGCACGCGCGAACTGTTCGCGATGATGCGCGACGCTGCGAAAAACTGGGACGGCAGCGAGCCGCTACGCTCGCTCGGCTGA
- a CDS encoding cytochrome P450 yields the protein MNTIAASSFFDPQVIADPFDYYRAWMPKSPVVQLSEGMFLVLSYDLCSQATGDVETFSNNFQGTLSGAMAEDGDVSAILAEGWPQVDTLLTADPPTHTRFRKLVNLAFSMKRVAAIEEDMRGVVAGLIDKMAAKGEADFVRDFGIPLPVAMIASQIGMTGNDLDKVKRWSDAFVDRLGRMIPKERELECAREVVEFQHFVKAKIDERRANRTEDLLSDLVYAEVDGERPLEDAEILSIMQQLMVAGNETTTSALAGGLLQLIENPDQMAKAVAAADEGNERAIINLVEEVLRTESPTAGMWRMVLKDAELGGVKIPKGAMVQLRYAAANRDPAKYPDPDRFDMERANARSHLAFGKGIHMCVGNMLSRKEMAVAYSELLKRLTNFRVAEGHTPSWPPNMLLRGLTTLPITFERRA from the coding sequence GTGAACACTATCGCCGCAAGCAGTTTTTTCGACCCGCAGGTGATCGCGGACCCGTTCGATTATTATCGCGCCTGGATGCCGAAGAGCCCCGTCGTGCAATTGTCGGAGGGCATGTTCCTCGTCCTCTCCTATGATCTTTGCAGCCAAGCGACCGGCGACGTCGAAACCTTTTCGAACAATTTCCAGGGCACGCTGTCGGGCGCGATGGCCGAGGATGGCGACGTGTCGGCGATTCTTGCCGAGGGCTGGCCGCAGGTCGACACGCTGCTGACCGCCGACCCGCCGACGCACACGCGCTTCCGCAAGCTCGTGAACCTCGCCTTCTCGATGAAGCGCGTCGCCGCGATCGAGGAAGATATGCGCGGGGTGGTCGCGGGGCTGATCGACAAGATGGCAGCGAAAGGCGAAGCCGATTTCGTCCGCGATTTCGGCATTCCACTGCCCGTCGCGATGATCGCGAGCCAGATTGGGATGACCGGTAACGACCTCGACAAGGTCAAGCGCTGGTCCGACGCCTTCGTCGACCGGCTCGGACGGATGATCCCCAAGGAGCGCGAGCTTGAGTGCGCGCGCGAGGTCGTCGAATTCCAGCATTTCGTGAAGGCGAAGATCGACGAACGCCGCGCGAACCGCACCGAGGATCTGCTCTCTGACCTCGTTTATGCCGAGGTCGACGGCGAACGCCCGCTCGAGGATGCCGAAATCCTTTCGATCATGCAGCAGCTAATGGTCGCGGGGAATGAAACGACGACATCGGCGCTCGCAGGCGGGCTGCTCCAGCTGATCGAGAACCCCGACCAGATGGCAAAGGCCGTCGCGGCCGCCGACGAAGGCAATGAACGCGCGATCATCAATCTGGTGGAAGAAGTGCTGCGCACCGAAAGCCCGACCGCGGGCATGTGGCGCATGGTGCTGAAGGACGCCGAGCTTGGCGGGGTCAAAATCCCCAAGGGCGCGATGGTCCAGCTTCGCTATGCGGCGGCGAACCGCGATCCGGCGAAATATCCCGACCCCGACCGCTTCGACATGGAGCGCGCCAATGCGCGCAGCCATCTCGCCTTTGGCAAGGGCATACATATGTGTGTCGGCAACATGCTGAGCCGCAAGGAGATGGCGGTCGCCTATTCCGAACTGCTGAAGCGCCTGACCAATTTCCGCGTCGCCGAGGGACACACACCCAGCTGGCCGCCGAACATGCTGCTCCGCGGCCTCACCACCCTGCCGATCACATTCGAGCGACGCGCATGA
- a CDS encoding thiolase family protein, with the protein MSDDVYIIGAGIHPFGRTDGRSGRDQGVHAVREALADAGVEWGDVEFAYGGSAAAGSADIMVNELGLTSVPFINVANGCATGGSALTAARNAIAAGACDIALAVGFDKHPRGAFNAKPSDYGLPEWYGETGMMLTTQFFALKIQRYMALHGISRRTLGLVAEKAFRNGTLCEHAWRRSPVDLDTILNAPMVNDPLTKYMFCSPAEGAVALILASGKKVRELGADAVRIASVAFRTRPEGSFEVFAPSISVNGGGKPTQIASKAAFEMAGIGPEDVSVAQLQDTESGAEIMHMAENGFCADGDQEQWLAQGWSEIGGRMPVNTDGGCLACGEPIGASGLRQVYENTVQLRGRGGERQVPNGPKVGYSHVYGAPGLSAVAILER; encoded by the coding sequence ATGAGTGACGACGTCTATATCATCGGCGCGGGCATCCATCCCTTCGGCCGCACCGACGGCCGGTCGGGCCGCGATCAGGGCGTCCATGCCGTGCGCGAGGCGCTGGCGGACGCGGGAGTCGAATGGGGCGATGTCGAATTCGCCTATGGCGGATCGGCGGCAGCGGGATCGGCCGATATCATGGTCAACGAACTCGGCCTGACCAGCGTGCCCTTCATCAACGTCGCGAACGGCTGCGCGACCGGCGGCAGCGCGCTGACCGCCGCGCGCAACGCGATCGCGGCGGGCGCCTGCGACATCGCGCTCGCGGTCGGTTTCGACAAGCATCCGCGCGGCGCCTTCAACGCCAAGCCCTCCGATTATGGCCTGCCCGAATGGTATGGCGAGACGGGTATGATGCTGACGACGCAGTTCTTCGCGCTCAAAATCCAGCGCTATATGGCGCTCCACGGGATCAGCCGCCGGACGCTCGGCCTCGTCGCCGAAAAGGCCTTTCGCAACGGGACGCTGTGTGAGCATGCCTGGCGGCGCTCGCCGGTCGATCTCGACACGATCCTCAACGCGCCGATGGTCAATGATCCGCTGACCAAATATATGTTCTGCTCCCCCGCTGAGGGCGCCGTCGCGCTGATCCTCGCCAGCGGCAAGAAGGTGCGTGAACTCGGTGCCGATGCTGTCCGCATCGCGAGCGTCGCCTTCCGCACCCGCCCCGAGGGATCGTTCGAGGTGTTCGCGCCATCGATCAGCGTCAATGGCGGCGGCAAGCCGACGCAGATCGCCAGCAAGGCCGCGTTCGAAATGGCGGGCATCGGCCCCGAGGACGTCTCGGTCGCGCAATTGCAGGACACCGAAAGCGGCGCCGAAATCATGCACATGGCCGAAAACGGCTTCTGCGCCGACGGCGACCAGGAACAATGGCTCGCCCAAGGATGGAGCGAGATCGGCGGCAGGATGCCCGTCAACACCGACGGCGGTTGCCTCGCGTGCGGCGAACCGATCGGCGCCTCGGGCCTGCGACAGGTTTACGAAAACACGGTGCAACTGCGCGGTCGCGGCGGCGAGCGGCAGGTGCCGAACGGCCCGAAGGTGGGCTATTCCCATGTCTATGGAGCGCCCGGCCTGTCGGCGGTGGCGATCCTCGAACGCTAG
- a CDS encoding acyl-CoA dehydrogenase family protein, translated as MDLDLTKDELEFREEVRDFLRTSLPDYVRDGAKRTPGVFVEPDIGLVWHRILNDKGWVAYHWPEDCGGTGWTPMQRYIFEKECAIAGAPALSVLGLRLVGPVICAFGTQEQKARFLPAIRAGTDYWCQGYSEPQSGSDLASLRTRARREGDEYVVDGSKIWTTHAHHANWIFCLVRTDGEVKKQAGISFILVPMDQPGVTVSPIITMAGDHEVNQVFLDAARTSVDNRIGEEGQGWTIAKFLLENERGGSFHAPRLIRAIDHLEQLAGVAPSGHNGSLGGDIQIATRIAKLRLEAEALETTELRILADIAKGRPAGPQTSLVKLLSSEIHQRIDGLAMDLHGYDGLQLPTVRPLYGNEAPPAIGDEDAQVAAARYLNSRAWTVFGGSSEVQKNIIAKTVLRL; from the coding sequence ATGGATCTGGATCTCACCAAGGACGAACTGGAATTTCGCGAGGAGGTCCGCGACTTCCTGCGCACCTCGCTTCCCGACTATGTGCGCGACGGCGCGAAGCGCACCCCCGGGGTCTTCGTCGAGCCTGACATCGGCCTCGTCTGGCACCGCATTCTCAACGACAAGGGCTGGGTCGCCTATCATTGGCCCGAAGATTGCGGCGGCACCGGCTGGACGCCGATGCAGCGCTATATTTTCGAAAAGGAATGCGCGATCGCGGGCGCCCCCGCGCTGTCGGTGCTTGGCCTGCGCCTCGTCGGTCCCGTCATCTGCGCCTTTGGCACGCAGGAACAGAAGGCCCGCTTCCTGCCCGCGATCCGCGCCGGGACGGACTATTGGTGCCAGGGCTATTCCGAACCGCAAAGCGGCTCCGACCTCGCCTCGCTGCGCACCCGCGCGCGGCGCGAGGGCGACGAATATGTCGTCGACGGATCGAAGATCTGGACCACCCACGCGCATCACGCGAACTGGATCTTCTGCCTCGTCCGCACCGACGGCGAAGTGAAGAAACAGGCGGGGATCAGCTTCATCCTCGTGCCGATGGACCAGCCCGGCGTCACCGTCAGCCCGATCATCACCATGGCCGGCGATCATGAGGTCAATCAGGTCTTCCTCGACGCCGCGCGCACCTCGGTCGACAACCGCATCGGCGAAGAGGGCCAGGGCTGGACGATCGCCAAATTCCTGCTCGAGAATGAGCGCGGCGGGTCGTTCCACGCGCCGCGCCTGATCCGCGCGATCGACCATCTGGAGCAACTCGCCGGCGTCGCGCCCAGCGGCCACAACGGGTCGCTCGGCGGCGATATCCAGATCGCGACGCGCATCGCCAAGCTGCGGCTCGAGGCCGAGGCGCTCGAAACCACCGAACTGCGCATCCTCGCCGACATCGCGAAGGGCCGCCCCGCCGGACCGCAGACCTCGCTCGTCAAATTGCTCTCGTCCGAGATTCACCAGCGCATCGACGGGCTCGCGATGGACCTGCACGGTTATGACGGCCTGCAATTGCCCACGGTGCGCCCACTCTACGGCAACGAAGCGCCGCCGGCGATCGGCGACGAAGACGCGCAGGTTGCCGCCGCGCGCTATCTCAACAGTCGTGCCTGGACCGTCTTCGGCGGTTCGAGCGAGGTCCAGAAAAACATCATAGCAAAGACGGTGCTACGCCTATGA
- a CDS encoding Zn-ribbon domain-containing OB-fold protein produces MSALAPIAPGLWTDEAEPRLIGGRRADGEIVFPVPDGDAAALVEPVALSRKGTLWSWTTQGFEPKEPYSGPQPFQPFLIGYVELPGEVIVETRIVDAVPADLVIGMPMEFAVVAFDDARSTYAFRPERQP; encoded by the coding sequence ATGAGCGCGCTCGCCCCCATCGCGCCCGGCCTGTGGACCGACGAGGCCGAACCGCGGCTGATCGGCGGACGCCGCGCCGATGGCGAAATCGTCTTTCCGGTTCCCGATGGCGATGCCGCCGCACTGGTCGAACCGGTTGCCCTGTCGCGCAAGGGCACGCTCTGGTCGTGGACCACGCAGGGCTTCGAGCCCAAGGAGCCGTACAGCGGCCCGCAGCCTTTCCAGCCCTTCCTGATCGGCTATGTCGAACTGCCCGGCGAGGTGATCGTCGAAACGCGGATCGTTGACGCAGTGCCCGCAGACCTCGTCATCGGCATGCCGATGGAGTTCGCCGTCGTCGCCTTCGACGACGCGCGATCGACCTACGCCTTTCGCCCGGAGCGCCAGCCATGA
- a CDS encoding ThuA domain-containing protein — protein sequence MTGTRRLLVLSGGHPYDAEPFADLLASFDGWTVTHLIHPEAEKTVAEGAANDADAILFYDMPGYRFEGGKAATRPPSFTWRRAITDYFARGGGAVAMHHAIAGWAEWPEWAEMIGGRFLYDPGESNGERHLDSGYRHDVRYDAVVLDPDHPVTAGLPARFPLCDELYLAPIWGAVKPLLRADHAFVRENFYSASQAVAGRMFSNSGWDHRPESDLIAWEKPVGAGRVVYLQPGDGPTAYADPNLRRFLANALAHVAAS from the coding sequence ATGACGGGGACGCGCCGCCTTCTCGTCCTGTCGGGCGGCCATCCCTATGATGCTGAACCCTTCGCCGACCTGCTCGCGAGCTTCGACGGCTGGACGGTCACGCACCTGATCCATCCCGAGGCCGAAAAGACGGTCGCCGAAGGTGCCGCGAACGACGCCGACGCGATTCTCTTCTACGACATGCCCGGCTATCGCTTCGAGGGCGGCAAGGCGGCGACGCGGCCGCCTTCCTTCACGTGGCGCCGTGCCATCACCGACTATTTCGCGCGCGGCGGCGGCGCCGTCGCGATGCACCATGCGATCGCGGGCTGGGCCGAGTGGCCCGAATGGGCCGAGATGATCGGCGGGCGCTTCCTCTACGATCCCGGCGAGTCGAACGGCGAACGGCATCTCGACTCGGGCTATCGTCACGATGTTCGCTACGACGCGGTCGTCCTCGATCCCGACCACCCCGTCACTGCGGGCCTCCCCGCCCGCTTCCCGCTCTGCGACGAGCTGTATCTCGCGCCAATCTGGGGCGCCGTGAAGCCGCTGCTCCGCGCCGATCACGCCTTTGTGCGCGAGAATTTCTATTCGGCATCGCAGGCGGTCGCCGGCCGCATGTTCAGCAACAGCGGCTGGGACCACCGCCCCGAAAGCGACCTGATCGCGTGGGAAAAACCGGTCGGCGCGGGGCGCGTCGTCTACCTCCAGCCGGGCGACGGGCCCACCGCCTATGCCGATCCGAACCTCCGCCGGTTTCTGGCAAACGCCCTCGCGCATGTCGCCGCTTCCTAA
- a CDS encoding helix-turn-helix transcriptional regulator translates to MNTRALVEAVTVRCVEDIHDAAVALRDFAAVHGLRAALCDDIASKETMVDADGAVLAADLFGWLGDGERWWEDHRLALHSPLPRSCRYESEAFWCNGEGFRTAVPNPYLDDIDLSRYFAANQRYQAAIVVPVHLPFGQISANSYHPMSHEITDLTDQFAAIGHILGAATRRFIAGYASAMRTKRRIPSDCELSKREVECLRWAAIGKTDREIGMIISLSHATVRYHVHRAGEKLNSVNRAQTIFKAGQLGYLGANS, encoded by the coding sequence ATGAATACGAGGGCGCTCGTCGAAGCGGTTACGGTCCGTTGCGTGGAGGATATCCACGACGCGGCAGTTGCCCTGCGCGATTTTGCCGCTGTCCACGGACTTCGCGCCGCCCTGTGCGACGATATCGCTTCGAAGGAGACGATGGTCGACGCCGATGGCGCGGTCCTTGCCGCCGACCTGTTCGGCTGGCTCGGCGACGGCGAACGCTGGTGGGAGGATCACAGGCTCGCGCTCCACTCACCGCTGCCGCGCTCGTGCCGATACGAGAGCGAAGCCTTTTGGTGCAATGGCGAAGGGTTCCGCACCGCGGTCCCCAACCCCTATCTCGATGACATCGATCTCTCGCGCTATTTCGCGGCGAACCAGCGCTATCAGGCGGCAATCGTCGTGCCGGTGCATCTGCCGTTCGGCCAGATTTCGGCAAACAGCTATCACCCGATGAGCCACGAGATCACCGACCTGACCGACCAGTTCGCGGCGATCGGGCACATATTGGGCGCGGCGACCCGGCGCTTTATCGCGGGCTATGCCTCGGCGATGCGGACGAAGCGGCGCATCCCGTCGGACTGCGAGCTGTCGAAGCGCGAGGTCGAATGCCTGCGCTGGGCCGCGATCGGCAAGACCGACCGCGAGATCGGAATGATCATTTCGTTGAGCCACGCGACGGTGCGCTATCATGTCCACCGCGCGGGCGAGAAGCTGAACTCGGTCAACCGGGCGCAGACGATCTTCAAGGCCGGACAGCTCGGGTATCTGGGCGCGAACAGCTAA
- a CDS encoding acyl-CoA dehydrogenase family protein produces MNFDLDEDQQLTRDMIGRFLGPIDIAARHAMRKADGGYSRARWQEVADLGLLALVAPEAMGGIGGTMVDLALAAEALGKGIAVDPWLENGVLPVRLAAAAGDTTLVGELAAGARFAAVAFAEPGRRYETEAVGTKADRDHVAGAKTFVLGAPLADILLITLADDKLAKIAKDAAGIVRQDYPVIDGSNASTLDLHHVPADIFDLTAAKFRRVIGDIRMLAAAEMVGLAQTMFDDTLAYVGERQQFGAAIGSFQALQHRLVECYAALEQARSMMLRTAMLDPTTDDANWPRIAAGAKAFVGEAATRIGLEAVQMHGGMGQTDELSIGHALKRVMLLDKLFGDQDHCLRSFARAA; encoded by the coding sequence ATGAATTTCGACCTCGACGAAGACCAGCAGCTTACGCGCGACATGATCGGCCGCTTCCTCGGGCCGATCGATATCGCGGCGCGGCATGCGATGCGAAAGGCCGATGGCGGCTATTCGCGCGCGCGGTGGCAGGAGGTCGCCGACCTTGGCCTGCTCGCGCTCGTTGCGCCCGAAGCAATGGGCGGCATCGGCGGAACGATGGTCGACCTCGCGCTCGCTGCCGAAGCATTGGGCAAGGGTATCGCGGTCGACCCCTGGCTTGAAAACGGCGTTCTGCCGGTCCGTCTTGCCGCCGCTGCCGGCGACACGACGCTGGTCGGCGAACTGGCCGCAGGCGCACGGTTCGCTGCCGTCGCTTTCGCCGAGCCCGGTCGCCGCTACGAAACCGAAGCCGTCGGCACCAAGGCGGATCGCGACCATGTCGCGGGCGCCAAGACCTTCGTCCTTGGCGCGCCGCTCGCCGATATCTTGCTCATCACCCTCGCCGACGACAAGCTCGCCAAAATCGCGAAAGACGCCGCCGGCATCGTCCGCCAGGATTATCCCGTGATCGACGGCTCCAACGCATCGACACTCGACCTGCACCATGTTCCCGCCGACATCTTCGACCTTACCGCCGCCAAATTCCGGCGTGTCATCGGCGATATCCGCATGCTCGCTGCCGCCGAGATGGTCGGGCTCGCGCAGACGATGTTCGACGACACGCTGGCCTATGTCGGCGAGCGGCAACAGTTCGGCGCCGCGATCGGCAGCTTTCAGGCGCTCCAGCACCGGCTCGTCGAATGCTATGCCGCGCTCGAACAAGCGCGCTCGATGATGCTGCGCACCGCGATGCTCGATCCCACGACCGACGATGCGAACTGGCCGCGCATCGCGGCGGGCGCCAAGGCCTTCGTTGGCGAAGCCGCAACGCGCATCGGACTCGAGGCGGTGCAGATGCACGGCGGCATGGGCCAGACCGACGAACTTTCGATCGGCCATGCGCTGAAGCGCGTGATGCTGCTCGACAAATTATTCGGCGATCAGGATCATTGCCTGCGCAGCTTTGCGAGGGCCGCATGA